One Triplophysa dalaica isolate WHDGS20190420 chromosome 1, ASM1584641v1, whole genome shotgun sequence DNA segment encodes these proteins:
- the dpy19l3 gene encoding probable C-mannosyltransferase DPY19L3 isoform X3: protein MRVRRGRNNNLDDNTPTSQKRLCMGNFGGKDNLQDYKSGQGSAERCLKLSWCDIPVQSCWLAVVIAAGLLLAGVIGLFHAWCVYSIHENLLWFSQLKEVEREISFRTECGLYYSYYKQMLKAPSIQQGLYELMHDNTTESKRTINILQRMNIYQEVFLSILYRILHIQAYLEPIYFYIYTVFALQTVYVIALFITSWLLSNSWLAGALTGVWYILNRVDTTRVEFTISLRENWSIPFLALQVAAITCYLRPQLKPINQTLVLWLVFVATFCFCLTWQFNQFILLVQALIIFTLDCLDFFTAEQAMNLYLIQVLSLLSVWLMQFCNSMILGSLVLSFIVSALFIRHFQTGLKTGGFVTRIGKLSLHTLLVFTLTFLINYSAKRILQLKSDEHIFKFIKVKLGFGATRDFDASLYLCEEAFGLLPLDTFERLAGTVMLYPYLCTLSALFILFLLVALSNLSSSGSGQMSWETEEKTFRMRPDVAYNLLHTIFFGLLAFSTMRMKYLWTGHMCAFAAFGVCGKEVWTLYLRVLHCNTKTTMRLIRYSVPIVILAFLYYKVRHLQLHFLVPICVFCQAAWVAVLHKQSRTNPNRIRIPLCVIFGRFYHTMHIFSC from the exons ATGAGAGTTCGTCGTGGGAGGAACAACAATCTGGATGATAACACACCGACCTCCCAAAAGAGACTGTGTATGGGTAACTTTGGGGGCAAAGACAATCTACAGGATTATAAGAGTGGGCAGGGGAGCGCGGAGAGGTGCCTAAAGCTTTCATGGTGTGACATTCCGGTGCAAAGCTGTTGGCTGGCTGTTGTCATAGCAGCGGGTTTGCTGTTGGCAGGGGTTATTGGGCTGTTTCATGCATGGTGTGTTTATTCTATACACGAGAATCTGCTATGGTTTTCACAACTAAAG GAAGTCGAGCGTGAAATCTCCTTCCGGACAGAATGTGGCCTTTATTACTCTTACTACAAACAGATGTTGAAGGCCCCTTCAATACAGCAAG GTCTTTATGAGCTTATGCATGACAACACTACTGAATCCAAGAGGACGATAAACATCCTTCAGCGTATGAATATCTACCAAGAAGTGTTCCTTAGCAttttatacagaatattgcACATCCAG gcCTACTTGGAGCCAATTTATTTCTACATCTACACAGTGTTTGCTTTGCAGACTGTGTATGTCATCGCTCTCTTTATCACGAGCTGGTTACTCAGTAACTCCTGGCTGGCCGGAGCTCTCACTGGAGTGTGGTACattctcaacag AGTAGACACCACTCGAGTGGAGTTTACCATCTCTCTGAGGGAGAACTGGTCTATACCGTTCTTGGCTCTGCAGGTAGCAGCAATAACATGCTACTTAAGACCACAACTAAAACCTATAAACCAG ACGTTGGTGCTGTGGCTGGTGTTCGTCGCAACCTTCTGCTTCTGTTTGACATGGCAGTTCAATCAGTTTATCCTGCTGGTGCAGGCCCTTATTATATTTACTCTGGACTGCCTGGACTTCTTCACAGCGGAGCAG GCGATGAATCTGTACCTGATACAGGTGTTGAGTCTGTTATCAGTGTGGTTGATGCAGTTCTGTAATTCTATGATTCTGGGCTCTCTGGTGCTCAGCTTCATTGTGTCCGCTCTCTTCATCAGACACTTTCAG ACCGGGCTTAAAACCGGTGGCTTTGTTACTCGAATTGGAAAGCTGTCTCTTCACACACTCCTAGTCTTCACATTAACTTTCCTCATCAATTATTCAGCCAAG AGAATACTTCAGCTGAAGTCGGACGAGCACATCTTTAAGTTCATAAAGGTCAAGCTTGGCTTTGGGGCTACTAG aGACTTTGATGCCAGTCTCTATTTGTGTGAGGAAGCCTTTGGCTTGTTGCCATTGGATACATTCGAGCGCTTGGCTGGCACAGTTATGTTGTATCCGTATCTGTGCACCCTCAGTGCGCTCTTCATTCTCTTTCTGCTGGTGGCTCTGTCTAATCTCAG CTCGAGTGGTTCAGGCCAAATGAGCTGGGAGACCGAGGAAAAGACCTTTAGGATGAGGCCAGACGTCGCTTACAATTTATTGCACACCATTTTCTTTGGCCTGCTTGCCTTTTCAACCATGAG AATGAAATATTTGTGGACTGGCCACATGTGTGCATTTGCTGCCTTTGGGGTGTGTGGTAAAGAGGTTTGGACGTTGTATCTGAGAGTCCTTCATTGCAACACCAAAACCACG ATGAGACTGATCAGGTACTCTGTTCCAATTGTAATTCTCGCATTCCTTTATTACAAGGTAAGACATCTGCAACTACACTTTCTTGTACCTATTTGCGTATTTTGCCAAGCTGCCTGGGTGGCAGTTCTTCACAAACAGTCACGCACAAATCCAAACAGAATTCGCATCCCACTGTGTGTGATATTTGGGAGATTTTATCATACCATGCATATTTTTTCCTGTTAA